One part of the Pecten maximus chromosome 1, xPecMax1.1, whole genome shotgun sequence genome encodes these proteins:
- the LOC117338086 gene encoding uncharacterized protein LOC117338086 yields the protein MANRAQIVIREKGQIKCDVHKDNNVIFVCKTCNVLICTTCSLTNHKAHFDSFCELSKIKNEKTNIIMDFINDTENVNIPKLNEEITSSRTKLSSCKTEYEKRRKNVIDNNVKCKEELDQITAQYVSIYNKMEVADTDLIQTHITDMERRLDTLNKLSTEYKQTLQTGTEVLVYDSVSEILELDSVIPPTPNIDMAEFTPGIDRQSHLKQALGNMKLPTDHLQAGSASGGHSDQRPVVRPKESTEAGQASTRALRYKLRDRPKVKYQFSYPDDITTICPTSDGRAWLCDWGSDTVKLIKKKGQVIQTIRHNSRIQGISLDPTTGRLWFCCWDERSISEVSSLFTPVTRFTIEDYPARLCVTREGRVVVGTEGIQEYKVMIYTVDGQVLHTHIVEGSGTGVVQSISQCSVTGNIAVVSSKHISGDYTPDNYRRHIIVYNPTLQPLVHYRGEGIEARVEGMQVQKSVTPDKFDPITVVYDSKGNIVIADETRDTIELISGAGKYIKTLHTNNKRQGVVGIQKGDVLWSRLELDTGRPGLKLLKYYSD from the coding sequence ATGGCAAACCGCGCACAAATAGTTATAAGGGAAAAAGGGCAGATAAAATGTGATGTACACAAAGATAACAATGTTATTTTTGTGTGCAAAACGTGTAATGTATTAATATGCACAACATGTAGCCTTACAAACCATAAAGCTCACTTCGACAGCTTCTGTGAGCTGTCgaaaatcaaaaatgaaaaaacaaatattataatgGACTTTATTAATGACACAGAAAACGTAAATATTCCAAAACTGAACGAGGAAATAACTTCATCTCGAACAAAATTATCTTCGTGTAAAACTGAGTACGAAAAACGTCGTAAAAACGTCATCGATAATAATGTGAAATGTAAAGAGGAATTAGATCAAATTACAGCACAGTACGTATCGATTTATAATAAGATGGAGGTGGCGGACACGGACCTCATCCAGACACACATCACAGACATGGAGAGGAGGTTGGATACTTTGAATAAACTCTCAACAGAATATAAACAGACTCTCCAGACAGGAACCGAAGTACTCGTGTACGACTCGGTATCAGAAATCCTGGAACTGGATTCCGTTATCCCACCGACACCTAACATAGACATGGCAGAATTTACTCCGGGAATAGACAGACAAAGTCATCTTAAACAGGCCCTCGGCAACATGAAACTCCCAACCGACCATCTCCAGGCAGGGTCAGCATCTGGTGGTCACTCCGACCAACGTCCAGTAGTCCGACCAAAAGAGTCTACAGAGGCTGGTCAAGCGTCCACTAGAGCACTCCGGTACAAACTTCGTGATCGTCCTAAGGTCAAATATCAGTTCTCATACCCGGATGACATCACAACGATCTGTCCTACATCTGATGGACGTGCGTGGCTGTGTGACTGGGGCTCCGACACAGTAAAGCTCATTAAAAAGAAAGGTCAGGTCATACAGACGATACGACACAATAGTAGGATACAGGGCATCAGTCTGGACCCCACCACAGGCCGTCTGTGGTTCTGTTGTTGGGATGAGAGGTCTATCTCTGAAGTATCTTCATTATTTACACCAGTCACGAGGTTTACTATAGAGGATTACCCAGCCCGTCTGTGTGTGACCAGGGAGGGACGGGTAGTGGTGGGTACAGAGGGTATACAGGAGTACAAGGTGATGATATACACTGTAGACGGCCAGGTGTTACATACACACATTGTGGAGGGGTCAGGGACGGGGGTAgtacagtcaatatcacaatgtagtgttacaggtaacatagcTGTAGTGAGTAGTAAACATATCAGTGGGGACTACACTCCAGACAACTACAGGCGTCACATCATTGTGTACAACCCAACACTCCAGCCTCTGGTCCATTACCGGGGGGAGGGGATAGAGGCCCGGGTGGAGGGAATGCAGGTACAGAAGTCAGTCACACCAGACAAGTTTGATCCAATCACAGTTGTATATGACAGTAAgggtaatattgttattgcTGACGAGACAAGGGACACAATAGAACTGATAAGTGGAGCAGGGAAGTACATAAaaacacttcacacaaacaaTAAGAGACAGGGAGTAGTAGGTATACAGAAGGGTGATGTGTTGTGGTCACGCTTAGAGTTAGATACAGGAAGGCCGGGACTCAAACTCCTCAAGTATTATAGTGACTGA